From a single Anaerolineales bacterium genomic region:
- a CDS encoding MarR family transcriptional regulator yields the protein MTNSPISQSLRAWMDVFMHRSMRGWTQFAKSTGLSMPQFSILMQLQHKDKCGISDISERFDISNAAASQLAEKLVQGEYIERAEDPNDRRAKILQLTPKGRDLIEAGFDERYRWMDELAKSLSAEEKRKVAEALTILTEAAKEIENRE from the coding sequence ATGACCAACTCCCCCATTTCCCAATCCCTGCGCGCATGGATGGATGTGTTCATGCATCGCTCCATGCGCGGCTGGACGCAGTTCGCCAAGTCCACGGGCTTATCCATGCCGCAGTTCAGCATCCTGATGCAGTTGCAACACAAGGACAAATGCGGCATTTCGGACATCAGCGAACGCTTCGACATTTCCAATGCAGCGGCGAGCCAGTTGGCGGAGAAACTCGTCCAAGGCGAATACATCGAGCGCGCCGAAGATCCGAACGACCGCCGCGCCAAGATCCTGCAACTCACTCCAAAAGGACGCGACCTGATCGAAGCCGGCTTCGACGAACGCTATCGCTGGATGGATGAACTCGCCAAGTCGCTTTCAGCGGAAGAGAAACGCAAAGTTGCCGAAGCGTTGACCATCCTGACCGAAGCGGCGAAAGAGATAGAGAATAGAGAGTAG